Genomic window (Candidatus Desulfarcum epimagneticum):
TCGGAGTTTGTCAAGGCCTTTGTCCAGCCGGCGCCGTCCTTCACAGGGGATGAAAACGATCTCAAGGATGACATCCTTCGATATGCCGGGGAAACGCTGGCGGCCTACGAGACGCCCAAGCTCATTGAAATCGTGGACGAAATTCCCCTGACGGCGGTGGGAAAAATAGACAAAAAGGTATTGCGGGCAATGGAAAAAGACCGGACGTGACGCCCTGTTCGCCCCGTTCGGCCGGGTCCGCTCAGGATTCCGGCCGGGGCGTCGGCTCGTTTGGGCGGCGGCGCGTTTTGGGGTCCACGCCGTGCTTTTGGGCCTTGTAGGAGAATTTTCTCACCGTGGTCCCGAGCAGGCCCGCCGCCTTTTTCATGTTTCCCCGGGCGCTTTTGAGCGCGTCGGTGATCATCTCGATCTCCAGTCCGGCCACGGCCTCCTCCAGGGAAAGATGGGTCAGGGCGCCGGATTCTTTGGGGGTCTGAAGGGTGGGGGGCAGGTCCAGGGCCTGGATGACGTTTCGCTCGCACACCAAAACGGCGCGCTCGATGCAGTTTTCCAGCTCCCGGACGTTTCCGGGCCAGTGGTAGTCCATGAGCATGTCGATGGCCGGGGTGGAAAAACGCCTCACGTCCTTGTGGTTTTCCAGCGCGTATTTTTCCAGGAAATGGTCCGCCAAAAGCAGGATGTCGGTTTTTCGCTCCCTTAAAGGGGGCATGTAGATGGGAAACACATTTAGGCGGTAATACAAATCCCCCCGGAAGGTCTCGTTTTCCACCGCGTCCTCCAGGTTCTTATTGGTGGCCGCGACGATCCGGACATCCACCCGGATGGTTTTTTCGCCCCCGACCCGCTCAAATTCCTTTTCCTGCAAAAATCTCAAAAGTTTGGCCTGGACATCGGGGCTGATGGAGCCGATTTCGTCCAGGAACACCGTTCCTTTGTTCGCCAGATCGAATTTACCGGGCTTTCGTTTCACCGCGCCGGTGAAGGCCCCTTTTTCGTGGCCGAAAAGCTCGCTTTCGATGAGGTTTGCGGGAAGGGCCGCGCAGTTGATCTTCACAAAGGGTTTTTTCGACCGGGGGCTGTTGTAGTGAATGGAGTTGGCGGCCAGCTCCTTTCCGGTGCCGCTTTCCCCCCGGATCAGGACCGTGGCGTTGGAGCCGCAGACCTGGGAGATCATCTGGAAAACCTCTCTCATCTTGTTGCTGGACCCGATGATATTGGTGATGCGGTAGTTTTTTTTCAGCTCGTTTCGCAGGCGTTTGTTTTCGTCCCTGAGCTTTTTTTTCTCCAGAATGGCCATCTCGAGGTGAATGACATGCCGGGCGATCATGGTGGCGATGACGGACAGAAGCTTTTCCCCGGTCTCAAGGGAGCAGGCGTCCTCGTAGGGTTTGTCCACGCTCAAGGTCCCGATGACCCGCTCTCCTTTTTTGATGGGCACGCACAGGTAGGAGGTCTCCATCCGGTCTTTGATCCCCCGGGAAGAGGCGCGGTTTAAAAAAAGAGGCTCCTGGCTGATCTTGGGAATGACGATGGCCCGGCCGGTTTCAATCACCTTTCCGGTGACGCCCTCACCGGGCTTGTACTTGACCGACTGGATGGTTTTTTCCGAAAGACCGTGGGCCACCTGGATATTTATTTCGTTGCGAAGGGAGTCGAAAATTGTTATGGTTCCCCTTTCCATGTTCATGGAGGAGGACAGGATCTCCATGGTTTTGTAAAGGGATTTTTTAAGGCCGAACCGGGCGTTGAGCGCCTCGGCGATTTCGTAAAGGATCGTGATTTCCGCGTTTTTTTCCATAACCAGACCCCATAACATACTGGCGTTTCAAAGCAACCCCTTTTTCTTCAAACGGATCGAAAATGATTCTTCACATTGACATGGACGCCTTTTACGCCTCTGTGGAGCGTCTGGACAACCCCGCGCTCAAGGGGCTGCCCCTCATCGTGGGGGGGCTGTCAAAACGAAGCGTGGTGGCCGCCGCGAGCTACGAGGCCCGCCGTTTCGGGGTTCATTCGGCCATGCCCATTTTCATGGCCCGGGAAAAATGTCCGCAGGCTGTGATCCTTCCCCCCCGGATGCGCCGCTACAAAGAGGTGTCCCGCAAAGTCATGGCCATTTTAAACCGTTTCTCTCCCCTGGTGGAGGCGGCGTCCATCGACGAGGCGTATGTGGACGCGGCCGGGTGCCGGCGGCTTTTCGGGACCCCGAAGGACATGGCGGCTGAGGTCAAATCCGCCGTTGAAAAGGAGCTGGGCCTGACCTGCTCGGTGGGGGTGGCGGAAAACAAGTTCCTGGCCAAGATCGCCTCAGACCTTGAAAAGCCCGACGGCCTGACCCTGGTGCCCCGGGAAAAATCCCTGGAGTTTATTCAAACCCTTCCCCTTGAAAAAGTTCCCGGGGTGGGCCGCGAGACCCGGAAACGTTTAAAGGCCCTGGGGGCGGTTTTTTTGGGGGATATCGGGAAGCTCCCGGGAAAAACCCTGGAGAAAAAGATGGGAAAGGCCGGCGCCCGGCTGGAGGCGCTGTCCCGCTGCCTGGACCCCTCGCCCGTGAAGCCCCATCGATTTCCCAAGTCGGTCAGCGCGGAAAAGACCCTCATGGAGGACACCGCCGACCTGGGCGTTTTAAACGCCTGTCTGCTCAAACAGTCGGGGGACCTGGCCCGGGAGCTGAGAAGGCTCAAGGTCAAGGCCAAAACCGTCTCCATTAAAATCAAACACGCGGATTTCACCCTGGTCACCCGGTCCCGTTCCCTGCCCGCGCCCGTCCAGTCTTCCCGGGATATCTTCACAGAATCGTCCCGGCTCCTTCAACATTATCCCCTGTCCCAAAAGGCCCGCCTCATCGGGGTGTCGGCGTCGGGCTTTGTGGCCGAAAACGCCCCGGTCCAGATGGAGCTTTTCCCGGCCGGCCGGGACGAGCGCCGCGCGTGGGAAAAGCTGGACCGGGCTGTGGACGCCATCTATGAAAAGCATGGGAGGGAGGTGGTGAAAATGGCGTCAAACTTAAATCCCCGGAATCCTGAAGACACGAGAGGAATTTTAAAACCATGATCATCGACTGCCACACCCATATTTTCCCGCCTGAGATTCGCGACGCCCGGGAAAAGTATTTTGCCTCGGAAAGCGCGTTTAAACTTTTGTATGAATCGGAAAAATCCAAACTTCGCGGGGCCCGGGACCTCATCCGGCGCATGGATGAGCAGGGGGTGGACCGGTCGGTGGTTTTCGGGTTCCCCTGGCGCTCCCCGGAGGTTTTCAGGCGCCACAACGACTATATCATGGAGGCCGCGGCCCGGCATCCCGGCCGCCTCATCGGCCTGGGATGCTTTGATCCCTCCAGCCCGGAGGCGCCGTCCGAGGCGCGGCGGTGTCTGGACGCCGGTCTTTCGGGCATCGGGGAGCTGGCGTTTTACGAGTCGGACATGGACGGGGCCTCGGCCGATGCGATGGCGCCGATCATGGACCTGTGCCGGGAGCGAAACGCGCCGGTTCTGATCCACGCCAACGAGCCCCTGGGGCATGTGTATCCCGGAAAGGCCCCCAACACCCTGGGGGGAATTTACCGGTTTTTAAAACGCTTTCCCGAAAATCGCATGGTCCTGGCCCACTGGGGCGGGGGCGTTTTTTTCTTCCATCTTTTAAAAAAAGAGGTCAAGTCGGTTTTAAAAAACGTCTTTTTCGACACCGCCGCCTCCCCGTTTCTGTACGACCCCGCCATCTACCCCACCGCCGCGGGAATTGTCGGGCCTGAGAAGATACTCTTCGGCAGCGATTATCCCCTTATTCATCCCCGGCGGTATTTCAACGAAATGGCTGAATCGGGCCTTCAAAAAGACGCTATGGAGGCTATTTTGGGGAAAAACGCCGCGGCGGTTTTTGGGTTTTGAGGGGGTTGTGGAAAGTCTGATCTGTCGTCGGCCGCCGGATATCTTTTGTTGCAAAACCGGGTCTAAGCGTTGTATAAACAGGGCAGATGAAGCTGTTCTGGTTGCCGAGGCTCTTGTGCGGAATGACGCGGTTCCGAAACAGTTTGGTGAAGATGCCTTGCATATTGCCATTTGAGCGGTTAATGGAATAGATTTTCTGTTAACATGGAATTGCAAACATCTTGCCAAAACAAGGAACTTGGCCTGACTGCGCTCGCGGGTCAGCGCGGCCATATTATTCGCCCGTTCCCTTTTTGAGCAGGCCAAATGGAGATAAACGATGGCGATTGGCAAACAAGTCATTCAGGAATTTTGGCGACGCTCCGCTCCTCTGTACGAGTACGCCGGTCTGATTGTTGAGTCTGCTGAAAACGGCGTCTATCGATGTCGTATGCCGTTAAATGAGCGGACTGGAAATCATATGAATACGGTTCATGCCGCGGTCCAGTGGGCGGCCGCCGAGGTTTTAGGCGGGATAGCAGGAGTCGCAGTTTTAGGGACTGACCTTGAAAACTTTTACGGAGCGGTTCGCTCCGTGTCGATTGAATTCCTGAAACCGGCGCGTACGGCCATCATCGCGGAAACATTATTTGGGGAACGAGAAGCGATTCGATTGAAGCGCCTCTTGTCTGATGGCGCGGAAGCCACATGGCGGTTGAGCGCGGAAATTAGGGACGAGTCAGGCGATATCGTCGCCACATCTGAAGCTGAGTATATCATCAGACCGTGGCGTGCGGCCTGACAAGCTTTATTTGTCTGTCCCAAATTTTCTACGCTTGGTTAAATATAATGTGGCATTCTACAACAGGGAGCCGTATTTGCCGCGTTACCGGTCCTTTGAAGTGCAATAGTACGCCCGCAGGCCCGGCGCCTTGCATATCCGATACCCTCTAAACGTTTACAGTTCGGTGGGTTATCATATATTCACCATTTCAAACCCGTGAATGGTTATCGTTTTCTTGTTTTCTTTCCATCTCAGGAATCGTCAGAAATTTCAGTCTGAATCTTCACGATGACCGCGTTTTCATCTTCAAAACGCCGGCCCTTTTTATACGAAATTTTTAAATCGCATACCATGCGAGGCGCCTACCCGTCCGTTTAACAAAAAATATTTCCGGTTTTTATTTTTAAGCTTTATTTGCCTGTCCCAATTTCCCCAATTTCCTCCAATTTCCGTCCGTCCCAATTTCCTATCTTGAAAAAATGACCCATTTGTGAATAACGCACGCAAATAACGATAGCCAACGATACTGAATCCATGATACAAAAGAATGTGGACATGATGGTTCCCTCCTTGATTTCCTGGTCGTTATCAAGAAGAGTAAACCAGAGTGTCCACACTTTTTGAACCATCGGGCACGCAAAAACCGGATGAGCCACAAGTGACAGCATCGTAAAAAAATAACCGCTACGCTTTGTATCTCGAATTTTTTACGACGCTGTCCCATCATTTTTTACGATGCTGTCATTCATTGGACTCGTCCATCTAATCATCAGGAGGCACATCAACCATATGATTTATCTATACGACAATTCTACGCAGACACGCTGGGACCGCGGTGAGTTCAAGGTTCAAGTCAATCAGCCCAATAATACCCGTCCCATTGGGTTTTGTGACGGA
Coding sequences:
- the anfA gene encoding Nitrogen fixation protein AnfA, which encodes MEKNAEITILYEIAEALNARFGLKKSLYKTMEILSSSMNMERGTITIFDSLRNEINIQVAHGLSEKTIQSVKYKPGEGVTGKVIETGRAIVIPKISQEPLFLNRASSRGIKDRMETSYLCVPIKKGERVIGTLSVDKPYEDACSLETGEKLLSVIATMIARHVIHLEMAILEKKKLRDENKRLRNELKKNYRITNIIGSSNKMREVFQMISQVCGSNATVLIRGESGTGKELAANSIHYNSPRSKKPFVKINCAALPANLIESELFGHEKGAFTGAVKRKPGKFDLANKGTVFLDEIGSISPDVQAKLLRFLQEKEFERVGGEKTIRVDVRIVAATNKNLEDAVENETFRGDLYYRLNVFPIYMPPLRERKTDILLLADHFLEKYALENHKDVRRFSTPAIDMLMDYHWPGNVRELENCIERAVLVCERNVIQALDLPPTLQTPKESGALTHLSLEEAVAGLEIEMITDALKSARGNMKKAAGLLGTTVRKFSYKAQKHGVDPKTRRRPNEPTPRPES
- the dinB gene encoding DNA polymerase IV, with amino-acid sequence MILHIDMDAFYASVERLDNPALKGLPLIVGGLSKRSVVAAASYEARRFGVHSAMPIFMAREKCPQAVILPPRMRRYKEVSRKVMAILNRFSPLVEAASIDEAYVDAAGCRRLFGTPKDMAAEVKSAVEKELGLTCSVGVAENKFLAKIASDLEKPDGLTLVPREKSLEFIQTLPLEKVPGVGRETRKRLKALGAVFLGDIGKLPGKTLEKKMGKAGARLEALSRCLDPSPVKPHRFPKSVSAEKTLMEDTADLGVLNACLLKQSGDLARELRRLKVKAKTVSIKIKHADFTLVTRSRSLPAPVQSSRDIFTESSRLLQHYPLSQKARLIGVSASGFVAENAPVQMELFPAGRDERRAWEKLDRAVDAIYEKHGREVVKMASNLNPRNPEDTRGILKP
- a CDS encoding Amidohydrolase; protein product: MIIDCHTHIFPPEIRDAREKYFASESAFKLLYESEKSKLRGARDLIRRMDEQGVDRSVVFGFPWRSPEVFRRHNDYIMEAAARHPGRLIGLGCFDPSSPEAPSEARRCLDAGLSGIGELAFYESDMDGASADAMAPIMDLCRERNAPVLIHANEPLGHVYPGKAPNTLGGIYRFLKRFPENRMVLAHWGGGVFFFHLLKKEVKSVLKNVFFDTAASPFLYDPAIYPTAAGIVGPEKILFGSDYPLIHPRRYFNEMAESGLQKDAMEAILGKNAAAVFGF
- a CDS encoding conserved hypothetical protein (Evidence 4 : Unknown function but conserved in other organisms), with amino-acid sequence MAIGKQVIQEFWRRSAPLYEYAGLIVESAENGVYRCRMPLNERTGNHMNTVHAAVQWAAAEVLGGIAGVAVLGTDLENFYGAVRSVSIEFLKPARTAIIAETLFGEREAIRLKRLLSDGAEATWRLSAEIRDESGDIVATSEAEYIIRPWRAA
- a CDS encoding hypothetical protein (Evidence 5 : Unknown function), giving the protein MLSLVAHPVFACPMVQKVWTLWFTLLDNDQEIKEGTIMSTFFCIMDSVSLAIVICVRYSQMGHFFKIGNWDGRKLEEIGEIGTGK